One region of Fragaria vesca subsp. vesca linkage group LG4, FraVesHawaii_1.0, whole genome shotgun sequence genomic DNA includes:
- the LOC101297531 gene encoding uncharacterized protein LOC101297531: protein MSALSARRFKDRSAVSAGPTKPKPDKRSPSVGKENPPGPTFRTSAQKPTMRPVPRVDKAAASGGGEARARWSMPSVAAKGRSSSPSEFFRVASGNVGPKSRRVSVDRVERGPSPNPGLERSGSAGRCLSRGRVSGVRDLEVKASQLGVRVRDSKIDEGKIGVRKNGISVESVEIEANLNGLNGNRSNLKNPDGVDGRVLEISSSGKCRSSDTSEKCVSNRKVWEGSKEKGLKEEGSNGGRVGVKHSSKLHEKLAFLEGKVKRIASDIKKTKEILDMNNPDASKVILSDIQEKISGIEKAMVHVSNGSGCKMLKGNEQDAKVVENGHIEQVSNAKSLVKGLNREELEARLFPHHKLIRNRTAMKASSETSQGQVVETSSELTVDEKKVCPVDENPIAIEFLASLDNEQTRGTARDGQEDIETCEVQAVDGGTTVGVEKSSKMVTGKHDDDLILTTDETLEDSAEQENRQVIIDDETEDTSIYQLNGIGQKTSTGGWFMSEGESVLLAHDDGSCTFYDIVNAEEKALYKPPAGVSPNIWRDCWIIRAPSADGCSGRYVVAASAGNTMDSGFCSWDFYAKDVRAFHIDDGLAPSRTVLGPLPDNISYRRNTLSNLLDPETQQWWYRPCGPLMVSTATCQRVVRIYDIRDGEQVMKWDVPKPVLTMDNSSPLQWRNRGKVVVADIETISVWDVNSLTPQPLLSVSSAGQKISALHVNNTDSELGGGVRQRVSSAEAEGNDGVFCTQDSINILDFRNPSGIGLKIPKLGVTAQSVFSRGDSIFLGCSNGRSGWKKQSSSQVQQFSIRKQRLSNTYDLPESNAHSHHTAITQVWGNSNLVMGICGLGLFVFDALKDDGVPSFTSDSGSTQKDREVIGPDDLYAPSFDYSDSRALIISRDRPALWRQLS, encoded by the exons ATGTCGGCCTTATCGGCTCGCCGCTTCAAAGACAGGAGCGCTGTCTCCGCCGGACCCACCAAACCCAAGCCGGACAAGAGATCCCCCAGCGTCGGCAAGGAGAATCCACCGGGGCCCACTTTCCGGACCTCGGCCCAGAAGCCCACCATGCGGCCCGTTCCACGTGTCGACAAGGCGGCGGCGAGCGGCGGAGGCGAGGCGCGTGCGCGGTGGTCTATGCCTTCCGTGGCGGCGAAAGGTAGGAGCTCTAGCCCTTCTGAGTTTTTTAGAGTTGCGTCGGGGAACGTCGGGCCGAAAAGTCGGCGGGTTTCGGTGGATCGGGTCGAGAGGGGTCCGAGTCCAAATCCGGGTTTGGAGCGGTCGGGGAGTGCGGGGAGGTGTTTGAGTAGGGGGAGAGTGTCAGGGGTTAGGGATTTGGAAGTTAAAGCTAGTCAATTGGGGGTTAGGGTTAGGGATTCGAAAATTGATGAGGGTAAAATTGGGGTCAGAAAGAATGGGATTTCTGTAGAATCGGTGGAGATTGAGGCGAATTTGAATGGGTTGAATGGGAATAGGTCCAATTTGAAAAACCCAGATGGGGTTGATGGTAGGGTTTTGGAGATAAGCAGTAGTGGGAAGTGTAGAAGTAGTGATACTAGTGAGAAATGTGTGAGCAATAGGAAGGTTTGGGAGGGATCGAAAGAGAAGGGGTTGAAGGAGGAAGGTAGTAATGGCGGTCGAGTTGGTGTGAAGCATTCTAGTAAGCTTCATGAGAAGCTTGCTTTTTTGGAAGGGAAGGTGAAGAGGATTGCGTCGGATATAAAGAAGACTAAGGAGATTTTGGATATGAATAACCCAGATGCGTCGAAGGTGATACTTTCGGATATTCAGGAGAAGATTTCGGGGATTGAGAAGGCCATGGTGCATGTTTCCAATGGCTCTGGTTGTAAGATGTTGAAAGGTAACGAGCAGGACGCCAAAGTGGTTGAGAATGGGCACATTGAGCAGGTGAGTAATGCGAAGAGTTTGGTTAAAGGGTTGAACCGTGAGGAGTTAGAAGCTAGACTGTTTCCTCATCATAAGTTAATTAGAAACCGCACAGCGATGAAAGCATCGTCTGAGACCTCTCAAGGTCAAGTTGTTGAAACCAGTAGTGAATTGACAGTGGATGAGAAGAAAGTGTGCCCTGTAGATGAGAACCCTATTGCGATAGAGTTCCTGGCTTCCTTGGATAATGAGCAAACTAGAGGTACCGCAAGGGATGGACAGGAGGATATTGAAACTTGTGAGGTGCAAGCAGTAGATGGTGGCACCACTGTGGGAGTTGAAAAATCTTCAAAAATGGTCACCGGCAAGCATGATGACGATCTCATTCTCACAACTGATGAAACACTTGAAGATTCTGCTGAACAGGAGAATAGACAAGTGATCATTGATGATGAAACTGAGGATACTAGCATTTACCAGCTCAATGGAATAGGCCAAAAGACCTCAACTGGTGGGTGGTTTATGTCTGAGGGAGAGTCAGTTCTTCTTGCTCACGATGATGGTTCATGCACCTTCTATGATATTGTAAACGCTGAG GAAAAGGCTTTGTACAAGCCTCCTGCAGGAGTTTCACCTAACATTTGGAGAGATTGTTGGATAATCCGAGCTCCTAGTGCAGATGGTTGCTCGGGAAGGTATGTCGTGGCGGCATCTGCTGGAAATACGATGGATTCAGGATTTTGTTCGTGGGATTTTTATGCCAAAGATGTACGTGCTTTCCATATTGATGATGGTTTAGCCCCGTCAAGAACAGTGCTTGGCCCCCTTCCTGACAACATCTCATACAGAAGAAACACTTTGTCTAATCTTTTGGATCCAGAAACTCAACAATGGTGGTATAGACCTTGTGGACCTCTTATGGTGTCAACTGCCACCTGTCAGAGAGTTGTGAGAATCTATGACATTCGTGATGGGGAGCAAGTAATGAAATGGGATGTCCCAAAGCCTGTCTTAACAATGGATAATTCAAGCCCCTTGCAGTGGAGAAACAGAGGAAAAGTTGTTGTAGCTGACATTGAAACCATTTCCGTATGGGATGTGAACTCTCTCACCCCTCAACCTTTATTATCTGTTTCTTCTGCTGGTCAGAAAATCTCTGCTCTTCATGTGAATAACACTGATTCTGAACTTGGTGGCGGAGTTCGCCAGAG AGTAAGTTCAGCAGAAGCAGAAGGAAATGATGGAGTGTTCTGTACCCAAGATTCAATAAACATTCTAGACTTCCGCAATCCGTCTGGTATAGGTCTGAAAATACCAAAGCTTGGTGTTACTGCGCAGTCAGTTTTCTCTCGTGGAGATTCCATCTTCCTTGGCTGCTCAAATGGAAGGTCAGGATGGAAAAAACAGTCCTCTTCACAAGTGCAACAGTTCTCAATTCGAAAACAAAGGCTATCGAACACTTATGACTTGCCTGAATCAAATGCTCACAGCCATCACACAGCTATTACTCAAGTTTGGGGGAACTCAAACCTTGTGATGGGTATCTGTGGATTGGGGCTCTTTGTGTTTGATGCCCTGAAGGATGATGGTGTGCCATCTTTCACCAGTGATAGTGGAAGCACTCAGAAAGATCGTGAAGTCATTGGCCCAGATGACTTGTATGCTCCTTCTTTTGATTACTCAGACTCTCGTGCTCTTATTATATCAAGAGATCGCCCAGCATTATGGAGGCAGTTATCATAG